A single Triticum dicoccoides isolate Atlit2015 ecotype Zavitan chromosome 2A, WEW_v2.0, whole genome shotgun sequence DNA region contains:
- the LOC119354216 gene encoding probable V-type proton ATPase subunit H: MDRAELTTEQVLKRDIPWETYMSTKLITSTCLQLLRRYDHKPESQRGPLLDEDGPSYVRVFLNILRSISKEETVEYVLALIDEMLAANPKRAALFYDNSLSGEDIYDPFLRLLLKGNWFVQEKSCKILTHLISARPKLQNGMVPNGEASNSKSKLTSIHDVLKGLVDWLCSQLRSPTHPNCSIPTATHCLATLLKETYVRTLFVQADGVKLLIPLISPASTQQSIQLLYETCLCIWLLSFYDAAVDYLSTTRVMPRLLDVVKGSTKEKVVRVVVMSFRNLLAKGAFAAQMIDLGLPHIVQNLKAQAWSDEDLLDALNQLEVGLKENLKRLSSFDKYKQQVLLGHLDWSPMHKDPNFWRENITNFEENDFQILRVLMTVIDTSTDTTALAVACYDLSQFLQYHPSGRLVVADLKAKDRVMKLMNHDNAEVRKNSLLCVQRLFLGAKYASFLQV; the protein is encoded by the exons ATGGATCGCGCCGAGCTCACCACCGAGCAG GTTCTCAAGCGGGACATTCCATGGGAGACATATATGTCAACTAAGCTGATCACTTCGACATGCCTTCAGCTTTTAAGGCGTTATGATCACAAACCAGAAAGTCAGAGAGGTCCGTTGCTTGATGAG GATGGGCCATCGTATGTTCGTGTTTTTTTGAATATTTTGCGAAGCATCTCCAAGGAAGAGACTGTGGAATATGTGCTTGCCCTCATTGATGAGATGCTTGCAG CGAATCCTAAACGAGCAGCACTGTTCTACGACAACTCTCTCTCTGGTGAAGACATTTACGATCCTTTCCTAAG GTTGCTCTTGAAAGGTAACTGGTTCGTACAGGAGAAGAGCTGTAAGATATTAACTCACTTAATAAG TGCGAGACCTAAGCTTCAGAACGGCATGGTTCCAAATGGAGAGGCTTCAAATTCAAAGAGCAAGCTTACATCAATTCATGATGTGTTAAAGGGCTTGGTTGATTGGCTCTGTTCTCAG CTCAGGAGCCCCACCCATCCAAACTGTTCTATTCCTACTGCTACCCATTGTCTTGCCACTTTGCTGAAGGAGACATATGTTCGAACCTTATTTGTTCAGGCAGATGGTGTAAAACTGCTCATTCCTTTAATATCTCCAGCCTCAACACAACAGTCAATTCAG CTCCTCTATGAAACTTGCCTTTGTATCTGGCTTTTATCCTTCTATGATGCAGCCGTTGATTATTTGTCCACTACAAGGGTTATGCCAAGACTTTTAGATGTTGTCAAAGGCTCTACTAAAGAGAAG gTTGTCCGAGTTGTTGTGATGTCCTTCCGCAATTTGTTGGCAAAGGGTGCATTTGCTGCCCAAATGATTGATCTTGGGTTGCCGCATATAGTACAGAATTTGAAAGCTCAAGCATGGAGTGATGAG GATTTGTTAGATGCACTGAATCAACTGGAAGTGGGTCTCAAAGAGAACCTTAAGAGGTTGAGCTCATTTGATAAGTACAAACAGCAAGTGCTTCTTGGCCATCTTGATTGGTCTCCAATGCACAAAGACCCAAATTTCTGGCGAGAAAATATCACCAACTTTGAGGAAAATGATTTCCAG ATCCTACGTGTCCTTATGACAGTCATTGACACATCAACCGACACCACTGCTCTTGCGGTTGCCTGCTATGACCTCTCACAGTTCCTTCAGTACCACCCTTCTGGCCGCTTAGTGGTGGCAGACCTCAAGGCGAAGGACCGAGTCATGAAACTCATGAACCACGACAATGCCGAAGTTAGGAAGAACTCCCTGCTCTGTGTGCAGAGGCTCTTCCTCGGCGCCAAGTATGCTAGCTTCCTGCAGGTGTAA
- the LOC119359282 gene encoding G-type lectin S-receptor-like serine/threonine-protein kinase At4g03230, which translates to MATRVRVQALALLPLFLLFSPVPAADSISAASPVADGQTLVSAGGVFELGFFTPPASTARFLGIWYKGIAPLTVVWVANREAPITAGTTASLAINGTGSLVLADQSGREFWSSPPSNVALTASNGDNPSRRNTAIAIGLSLSGLLLFGLSVFFMWTKFFTRKGRYQSTRRLTSFDSSNPLAPVQDRSMEDESSQSKGLHDVTLFDMAMIASSTDNFAASAKLGEGGFGAVYKHAKLAFMGMQHASSLGPGVGLVYGELGGGQKVAVKRLSKYSTQGLDEFKNEVVLIAKLQHVNLVRLLGCCVHGEERILVYEYMENKSLDTLLFDKARSAQLDWSKRFDIVLGVARGLLYLHQDSRFKVIHRDLKAGNVLLDGDMNPKISDFGVARIFGGDGADSHTRRVVGTYGYMSPEYAMDGVFSVKSDVFSFGVLVLEIVSGRKNRGMCSSGEQTSLLGHAWRLWREGNALTLLDEAMASGGGGRESEEVLRCVQVGLLCVQERPEDRPHMATVFLMLANLSVVMPQPRHPGYCSDRGSTSTDGDCSLSCTANEITLTVVEGR; encoded by the exons ATGGCCACCCGTGTCCGTGTGCAAGCACTAGCTCTTCTTCCCCTGTTCCTTCTCTTCTCCCCTGTGCCCGCAGCTGATAGCATCAGCGCAGCCTCTCCCGTCGCCGATGGCCAGACGCTCGTTTCTGCCGGTGGGGTCTTCGAGCTTGGATTCTTCACCCCGCCGGCCTCGACGGCGAGGTTCTTGGGCATCTGGTACAAGGGTATCGCTCCTCTTACTGTTGTCTGGGTGGCCAACCGGGAAGCTCCCATCACCGCCGGCACCACCGCGAGCTTGGCCATCAACGGCACCGGCAGCCTGGTTCTCGCCGACCAGTCGGGACGCGAGTTCTGGTCGTCGCCGCCGTCAAAC GTGGCCTTGACAGCTTCCAATGGAGACAATCCCAGCAGGAGAAACACAGCAATTGCTATTGGCCTCAGCTTATCCGGTCTTCTTCTTTTCGGCCTCAGCGTATTCTTTATGTGGACTAAGTTCTTCACAAGAAAAG GGAGGTACCAGAGCACACGACGGCTCACCTCATTCGACTCGAGCAACCCTCTCGCTCCGGTCCAAGACAGGAGCATGGAAGACGAGTCGAGTCAGAGCAAAGGACTACATGATGTCACTCTCTTTGACATGGCCATGATTGCCTCCTCCACCGACAACTTCGCGGCGTCGGCCAAGCTCGGCGAAGGCGGTTTCGGCGCGGTCTACAAG CATGCAAAACTTGCATTCATGGGCATGCAGCACGCATCCAGCCTGGGTCCCGGTGTTGGGCTTGTGTAC GGTGAGCTTGGGGGAGGGCAGAAGGTGGCGGTGAAACGGCTGTCCAAGTACTCGACGCAGGGGCTGGACGAGTTCAAGAACGAGGTGGTGCTCATCGCCAAGCTCCAGCACGTGAACCTGGTCAGGCTCTTGGGCTGCTGCGTCCATGGAGAGGAGAGGATCTTGGTGTACGAGTACATGGAGAACAAGAGCCTGGACACGCTGCTCTTCG ATAAGGCTCGATCGGCGCAACTGGATTGGTCGAAGCGGTTTGACATCGTACTGGGCGTCGCACGGGGGCTCCTGTACCTGCACCAGGACTCGAGGTTCAAGGTCATCCACCGGGACCTCAAGGCCGGCAACGTCCTCCTCGACGGGGACATGAACCCCAAGATCTCCGACTTCGGCGTCGCCAGGATCTTCGGCGGCGACGGCGCCGACTCACACACCCGAAGGGTCGTCGGGACATA CGGGTACATGTCCCCCGAGTACGCCATGGACGGCGTCTTCTCGGTCAAGTCCGACGTGTTCAGCTTCGGCGTGCTGGTGCTGGAGATCGTCAGCGGCAGGAAGAACCGGGGAATGTGCAGCAGCGGCGAGCAGACGAGCCTGCTCGGCCAC GCATGGAGGCTGTGGAGAGAGGGCAACGCGCTGACGCTGCTAGACGAGGCGAtggccagcggcggcggcggccgggagtCGGAGGAGGTGCTGCGGTGCGTGCAGGTCGGGCTGCTGTGCGTGCAGGAACGGCCGGAGGACCGACCGCACATGGCCACGGTGTTCCTGATGCTGGCCAACCTGAGCGTGGTGATGCCACAGCCGAGGCACCCGGGCTACTGCAGCGACCGGGGATCGACCTCCACCGACGGCGACTGCTCCTTGAGCTGCACCGCCAATGAAATCACCCTCACCGTCGTCGAGGGCCGGTGA
- the LOC119354215 gene encoding organelle RRM domain-containing protein 2, mitochondrial-like has product MAAVAAARAGAARAGFRRMFSVSAFAPPPPPTARPAAEPCNNLFVSGLNKRTTSDGLREAFSKFGQVTDARVITDRISGYSRGFGFVRYATVEEAGEGIKGMDGKFLDGWVIFAEYAKQREAQQPPQSAGTQSSGYQYPS; this is encoded by the exons ATGGCGGCGGTCGCAGCAGCTCGCGCCGGTGCAGCACGGGCCGGGTTCCGGCGGATGTTCTCCGTCTCCGCCTTCGCTCCCCCGCCTCCCCCCACGGCTCGCCCCGCGGCGGAGCCCTGCAACAACCTCTTCGTCTCAG GTTTGAATAAGCGCACGACATCTGACGGACTGAGGGAAGCCTTCTCGAAATTTGGCCAGGTTACTGACG CAAGAGTCATCACTGATAGAATATCTGGATACTCTAGAGGGTTTGGCTTTGTGAGATATGCAACCGTAGAAGAAGCTGGTGAGGGCATAAAAGGCATGGATGGAAAG TTCCTCGATGGTTGGGTGATATTTGCGGAGTACGCCAAGCAGAGAGAAGCCCAGCAGCCGCCACAATCAGCTGGGACACAGTCATCTGGCTACCAATACCCTAGCTAG